The Ralstonia wenshanensis genome includes a region encoding these proteins:
- a CDS encoding LysR substrate-binding domain-containing protein, whose amino-acid sequence MDRLQAMQVFTRVVEASSFTKAADSLQLPRATVTNLVQSLEAHLGVRLLHRTTRRVNVTADGAAYYERCVRLLGDLEETEAAFSQSASGARGTLRIDVPASIGKRLLVPRIRDFHEAYPDLQLEIGMSDRTVDLVQEGVDCAVRGGELQDSSLVARRIGQLSMVNCASPEYLARFGTPKTLEDLQDHTAVNYFSARNGRRMDWDFVIDGQKQIHKVRSMVSVNDAESAVACGLHGLGLLQTSRFLVYEHLMSGALVEVLPDHISEPVPVSVVYPHNRHLSPKVRVFVDWVATLFADHPCLQLKEHPRLEIVSAA is encoded by the coding sequence ATGGATCGCTTGCAGGCCATGCAGGTTTTCACGCGCGTCGTGGAAGCCAGCAGTTTCACCAAGGCTGCCGACAGCCTTCAGTTACCCCGCGCCACGGTGACGAACCTGGTGCAAAGCCTTGAGGCGCATCTCGGCGTGCGCCTGCTGCACCGGACCACGCGCCGTGTGAATGTCACCGCCGATGGCGCTGCGTATTACGAGCGCTGCGTGCGTCTGCTCGGCGATCTGGAAGAGACGGAGGCCGCGTTCTCGCAAAGTGCATCGGGGGCACGCGGCACCTTGCGCATCGACGTGCCTGCGTCGATTGGCAAACGGTTGCTTGTGCCGCGCATTCGCGATTTTCACGAGGCGTACCCCGATCTTCAGCTGGAGATCGGCATGAGCGATCGCACGGTCGACCTCGTGCAGGAAGGTGTGGATTGCGCCGTGCGCGGCGGCGAGTTGCAGGACTCCAGCCTGGTTGCGCGCCGCATCGGCCAGCTGTCGATGGTCAATTGCGCGTCGCCGGAATACCTTGCGCGCTTCGGCACGCCCAAGACGCTGGAAGACCTGCAGGACCACACGGCGGTGAATTACTTCTCTGCGCGCAACGGCCGCCGCATGGATTGGGATTTCGTGATCGACGGGCAGAAGCAAATCCACAAAGTGCGCAGCATGGTGTCGGTCAATGATGCCGAATCGGCGGTGGCTTGCGGCCTGCATGGCCTGGGGCTGCTGCAGACGTCGCGCTTCCTGGTGTACGAGCACCTGATGTCGGGCGCGCTGGTGGAGGTGCTGCCGGACCATATTTCCGAGCCGGTGCCCGTTTCGGTGGTGTATCCGCACAACCGGCACCTGTCGCCCAAGGTGCGGGTGTTCGTGGACTGGGTGGCGACGCTGTTTGCCGACCACCCGTGCCTGCAGCTCAAGGAACATCCGCGGCTGGAGATTGTTAGCGCCGCCTGA
- a CDS encoding alpha/beta hydrolase, which produces MGSSPPRLVVSDRSLTSDAASAAVRPARPYATPAPANVALNNNLRGAASTLPEQASACKETAGAVPLPREVTAEDYWTQGYASRIRLRVFRPETHADDAAAPLRRPGVLYLHGGGFVRGSIDDADAPARHLAATLPAVVVTVGYSLAPAAPFPAAPEDVYAALCCMADHANAWGIDRRRIAVAGHDAGGNLSAALTMIARDRGGPNLRAQVLIAPMLDPTMARMRPDHLADADNSAEVCADCYRQYLPRPTERVHPYAAPVESRRLQGLPPALLLTAPQDLLRTEAERYAACLIEAGVATQVVRVHEACHDSIAMSAVAQDEMTCFLRWHLGMTRQAAAPRKRRPRADRKDRTSIDPTGETPG; this is translated from the coding sequence ATGGGTTCTTCTCCACCGCGCCTCGTTGTTTCGGATCGTTCGCTCACCAGCGATGCGGCATCGGCCGCTGTTCGTCCAGCACGACCGTACGCAACGCCCGCCCCCGCAAATGTTGCACTGAATAACAATTTGCGCGGCGCAGCATCGACGCTGCCTGAGCAAGCTTCTGCGTGCAAGGAAACGGCTGGCGCGGTGCCGTTGCCGCGTGAGGTCACGGCCGAAGATTATTGGACGCAGGGCTACGCCAGCCGCATCCGCCTGCGCGTGTTCCGCCCGGAAACGCATGCCGACGATGCCGCCGCGCCGCTGCGCCGCCCGGGCGTGCTGTATCTGCATGGCGGCGGTTTCGTGCGCGGCTCGATCGATGATGCCGATGCGCCGGCGCGCCACCTGGCCGCCACATTGCCGGCGGTGGTGGTCACGGTCGGCTATTCGCTGGCGCCCGCCGCCCCCTTTCCTGCCGCACCCGAAGATGTGTACGCCGCGCTGTGCTGCATGGCCGACCATGCCAACGCGTGGGGCATCGACCGTCGCCGCATCGCGGTGGCCGGGCATGACGCCGGCGGCAACCTCTCTGCCGCGCTGACGATGATTGCGCGCGACCGTGGCGGCCCGAATCTGCGTGCGCAAGTCCTGATCGCGCCGATGCTCGATCCGACCATGGCCCGCATGCGCCCCGACCACCTGGCCGACGCCGACAACTCGGCCGAAGTCTGCGCCGATTGCTATCGCCAGTACCTGCCCCGCCCGACCGAGCGCGTGCACCCATACGCCGCCCCGGTGGAATCGCGCCGCCTACAGGGCCTGCCCCCCGCCCTGCTGCTCACCGCGCCGCAAGACCTGCTGCGCACCGAAGCCGAGCGCTATGCCGCGTGCCTGATTGAAGCGGGCGTGGCTACACAGGTCGTGCGTGTGCACGAAGCCTGCCATGACTCGATTGCCATGAGCGCAGTCGCGCAAGACGAGATGACGTGCTTCCTGCGCTGGCACCTCGGCATGACGCGGCAGGCGGCAGCACCGCGCAAACGCCGTCCACGTGCGGACCGGAAAGACCGCACCTCCATTGACCCGACCGGGGAGACGCCTGGCTGA
- a CDS encoding efflux RND transporter periplasmic adaptor subunit, translating to MSLSKRTLAVSVAAVLGVAAVGTYGLVSSAGASQQPAAAPAATPVDVAPVLAKNVSEWDEFSGRIEAVQRVEVRPLVSGTVTAVHFKDGTIVKKGDALFTIDPRPYAAEVARTQAALTAAKSRVAYTTSELDRAQKLVADNAIARREFEEKENAAREAQANLQGAAAALDAAKLNLEYTHIVAPVAGRVSRAEITVGNVVSAGGAAPVLTTLVSVSPMYVAFDADEQSYLRYSAKAAQGAKTPVYIGLANEDGYTREGVIQSVDNRLDVRSGTIRVRATLDNADGRLTPGLYARVRMSTGAPHDAILITDKAIGTDQDKKFVLVVDAANKTSYRPVVLGASIDGLRVVKSGLKAGERIVVNGIQRVRPGDAVAPNTVTMDSLVTKRVVLPGAQPEAPAAPTEAKADAPAAPAAKAEAKPANAKTAATAQRLPADRA from the coding sequence ATGAGCCTGTCCAAACGCACACTCGCCGTTTCGGTTGCCGCCGTGCTCGGCGTTGCAGCTGTGGGCACTTACGGTCTGGTCTCCAGTGCCGGCGCTTCGCAGCAGCCGGCCGCCGCGCCTGCCGCCACGCCGGTGGATGTGGCGCCGGTCCTTGCCAAGAATGTTTCTGAATGGGATGAGTTTTCCGGCCGCATCGAAGCCGTTCAACGCGTTGAAGTCCGTCCGCTGGTGAGCGGCACCGTCACTGCCGTCCACTTCAAGGACGGCACCATCGTCAAGAAGGGCGATGCGCTGTTCACCATCGACCCGCGCCCCTACGCGGCCGAAGTGGCCCGCACGCAAGCCGCGCTGACGGCCGCCAAATCGCGCGTGGCCTACACCACGTCGGAGCTGGACCGCGCGCAGAAGCTGGTGGCCGACAACGCCATCGCGCGCCGCGAGTTCGAAGAGAAGGAAAACGCCGCACGCGAGGCACAGGCCAACCTGCAAGGCGCTGCCGCCGCGCTGGATGCCGCCAAGCTGAACCTGGAGTACACGCACATCGTGGCGCCAGTCGCGGGCCGCGTATCGCGCGCAGAAATCACCGTCGGCAACGTCGTCTCCGCCGGTGGTGCTGCGCCGGTGCTGACGACGCTGGTGTCGGTCTCGCCGATGTACGTGGCGTTCGATGCGGATGAACAAAGCTACCTGCGCTACTCCGCCAAGGCGGCGCAGGGCGCGAAGACGCCGGTCTACATCGGGCTGGCCAACGAAGACGGCTACACGCGCGAAGGCGTGATCCAGTCCGTCGACAACCGCCTGGATGTGCGCTCGGGCACCATCCGCGTGCGCGCCACGCTGGACAACGCCGACGGCCGCCTCACGCCGGGCCTGTACGCCCGCGTGCGCATGAGCACCGGCGCACCGCACGACGCCATCCTCATCACCGACAAGGCCATCGGTACGGACCAGGACAAGAAGTTCGTCCTGGTGGTGGATGCGGCCAACAAGACGAGCTATCGCCCGGTGGTGCTGGGCGCCTCCATCGACGGCCTGCGCGTTGTGAAGTCGGGCCTGAAGGCCGGCGAGCGCATCGTCGTGAACGGCATCCAGCGCGTGCGCCCCGGCGACGCCGTGGCGCCCAACACGGTCACCATGGATAGCTTGGTCACCAAGCGCGTGGTGTTGCCCGGTGCACAACCCGAAGCGCCCGCAGCACCGACCGAAGCCAAAGCCGACGCACCCGCTGCGCCTGCTGCCAAGGCCGAGGCCAAGCCCGCCAACGCCAAGACCGCCGCTACCGCGCAACGCCTGCCGGCCGACCGCGCTTGA
- a CDS encoding efflux RND transporter permease subunit, with product MNFSKFFVDRPIFAGVLSTLILLVGIISIWRLPISEYPEVVPPSVVVRAQFPGANPKVIAETVASPLEEQINGVENMLYMQSQANSDGNLTTTVTFKLGTDPDKAQQLVQNRVSQALPRLPDVVQRLGVTTVKSSPDLTMVVHLLSPNDRYDMTYLRNYAVLNVKDRLARISGVGQVQLFGSGDYSMRVWLDPNKVAERGLTANEVVKAIRDQNVQVAAGVIGGSPSVPGTDLQLSVNAQGRLKTEQEFGDIILKSSPDGAVTYLRDVARIELAASEYGLRSLLDNKQAVAIPIFQAPGSNALQISDDVRKTMAELKEDFPEGVDYRIVYDPTQFVRSSIEAVTHTLLEAVALVVLVVILFLQTWRASIIPLLAVPVSIIGTFGLMLMFGFSINALSLFGLVLAIGIVVDDAIVVVENVERNIAEGLSPREATYKAMREVSGPIIAIALTLIAVFVPLAFMTGLTGQFYKQFALTISISTVISAFNSLTLSPALAALLLKSHDAPKDWLARTMDKGLGWIFRPFNRVFGAASESYGRSTSRVIGRKAVMLGIYLALIGATALLFNKVPGGFVPMQDKQYLVSFAQLPDGASLDRTEDVIRRMSDIALKHPGVESAVAFPGLSINGFTNSPSAGIVFVTLKPFDQRKSADLSGGAIAGQLNKQYGAIKDAFIAVFPPPPVQGLGTVGGFKLQLEDRGSVGYEQLFAATQAFMAKARKTPELGPSFSSYQINVPQLNADLDRVKAKQLGVPVTDVFDTMQVYLGSLYVNDFNRFGRTYQVKVQADAPFRAHAEDILQLKTRNTAGEMVPLSSLLRVSQGFGPDMVVRYNGYTAADINGGPAPGFSSGQAQAAVERIAHETLPKGVRFEWTDLTYQQILAGNSAVWIFPICVLLVFLVLAAQYESLTLPLAVILIVPMSLFAAMLGVWVSHGDNNIFTQIGLVVLVGLACKNAILIVEFARELELQGRTIVEAAIEACRLRLRPILMTSIAFIMGVVPLVVSTGAGAEMRHAMGVAVFAGMLGVTLFGLFLTPVFYVLLRTLAARRGQRSEDAPDRDLDLDGALPVPSTQH from the coding sequence ATGAACTTCTCTAAATTTTTCGTGGACCGCCCGATCTTTGCGGGCGTGTTATCCACGCTGATCCTGCTGGTCGGGATCATCTCGATCTGGCGATTGCCGATCTCGGAGTACCCCGAGGTCGTGCCGCCTTCGGTGGTGGTGCGCGCGCAGTTCCCGGGCGCCAACCCGAAGGTGATTGCCGAGACCGTCGCCTCGCCGCTCGAAGAACAGATCAACGGCGTCGAGAACATGCTCTACATGCAGTCGCAGGCCAACAGCGACGGCAACCTGACCACGACGGTCACCTTCAAGCTGGGCACCGACCCGGACAAGGCACAGCAGCTCGTGCAGAACCGCGTGTCGCAGGCGCTGCCGCGTCTGCCCGACGTGGTGCAGCGCCTGGGCGTGACCACCGTCAAGAGCAGCCCCGACCTGACGATGGTGGTGCACTTGCTGTCGCCCAACGACCGCTACGACATGACGTATCTGCGCAACTACGCCGTGCTGAACGTCAAGGACCGCCTTGCACGGATCAGCGGCGTAGGCCAGGTGCAACTGTTCGGCTCGGGTGACTACTCGATGCGCGTGTGGCTCGACCCGAACAAGGTCGCCGAACGCGGCCTGACGGCCAACGAAGTGGTCAAGGCCATCCGAGACCAGAACGTGCAGGTGGCAGCCGGCGTGATCGGCGGCTCGCCGTCGGTGCCGGGCACGGACCTGCAGCTGTCGGTCAACGCACAGGGCCGCTTGAAGACCGAGCAGGAATTCGGCGACATCATCCTGAAGAGTTCGCCCGATGGCGCCGTCACGTACCTGCGTGACGTGGCCCGCATCGAGCTGGCTGCATCGGAATACGGCCTGCGCTCGCTGCTGGACAACAAGCAGGCGGTGGCCATTCCGATCTTCCAGGCGCCGGGTTCCAACGCGCTGCAGATTTCGGATGACGTGCGCAAGACGATGGCCGAGCTGAAAGAAGACTTTCCCGAAGGCGTCGACTACCGCATCGTCTATGACCCGACGCAGTTCGTCCGCTCCAGTATCGAAGCCGTCACGCATACGCTGCTGGAAGCGGTGGCGCTTGTGGTGCTGGTGGTGATCCTGTTCCTGCAGACGTGGCGTGCGTCGATCATTCCGCTGCTGGCGGTGCCGGTGTCGATCATCGGTACGTTTGGCCTGATGCTGATGTTCGGCTTCTCGATCAATGCGCTGTCGCTGTTCGGGCTGGTGCTGGCGATCGGGATCGTGGTGGACGATGCCATCGTGGTGGTGGAAAACGTCGAGCGGAACATCGCCGAAGGGTTATCGCCACGCGAGGCCACTTACAAGGCCATGCGCGAGGTGAGCGGCCCGATCATCGCCATTGCCCTGACGCTGATTGCCGTGTTCGTGCCGCTGGCCTTCATGACGGGCCTGACCGGTCAGTTCTACAAGCAGTTCGCGCTGACCATCTCCATCTCGACCGTCATCTCGGCCTTCAACTCGCTCACGCTGTCGCCGGCGCTGGCCGCCCTGCTGCTCAAGAGCCACGATGCGCCGAAGGATTGGCTGGCGCGCACGATGGACAAGGGCCTGGGCTGGATCTTCCGTCCGTTCAACCGCGTGTTTGGTGCCGCGTCGGAATCGTATGGCCGCAGCACCTCGCGCGTGATCGGCCGCAAGGCCGTCATGCTGGGCATCTACCTGGCGCTGATCGGCGCGACTGCGCTGTTGTTCAACAAGGTGCCGGGCGGCTTCGTGCCGATGCAGGACAAGCAGTACCTGGTGAGCTTCGCGCAACTGCCGGACGGTGCCTCGCTTGACCGCACAGAAGACGTGATCCGCCGCATGTCCGACATCGCCCTGAAGCACCCCGGCGTGGAAAGCGCCGTGGCGTTCCCGGGCCTGTCTATTAATGGCTTCACTAACAGCCCGAGCGCCGGCATCGTGTTCGTCACGCTCAAGCCGTTTGACCAGCGCAAGAGTGCCGACCTGTCGGGCGGTGCGATTGCAGGCCAGTTGAACAAGCAATACGGCGCCATCAAGGACGCCTTCATTGCCGTGTTCCCACCGCCGCCGGTGCAAGGCCTCGGCACGGTGGGGGGCTTCAAGCTGCAACTGGAAGACCGCGGTTCGGTCGGCTACGAGCAACTCTTTGCCGCCACGCAGGCCTTCATGGCCAAGGCACGCAAGACGCCTGAGCTGGGCCCATCGTTCTCGAGCTACCAGATCAACGTGCCGCAGTTGAATGCCGACCTGGACCGCGTGAAGGCCAAGCAGCTTGGCGTGCCGGTCACGGATGTGTTCGACACCATGCAGGTGTACCTGGGCTCGCTGTACGTGAACGACTTCAACCGCTTCGGCCGCACATATCAGGTGAAGGTGCAGGCAGACGCGCCGTTCCGCGCGCATGCAGAAGACATCCTGCAGTTGAAGACGCGCAACACCGCTGGCGAGATGGTGCCGCTGTCGTCGCTGCTGCGTGTGTCGCAAGGCTTCGGGCCGGACATGGTCGTGCGCTACAACGGCTACACCGCGGCCGACATCAACGGCGGCCCGGCCCCGGGCTTCTCGTCGGGCCAGGCACAGGCGGCGGTGGAACGCATCGCGCATGAAACGCTGCCCAAGGGCGTGCGCTTCGAGTGGACGGATCTGACGTATCAGCAGATCCTGGCCGGCAACTCGGCCGTGTGGATCTTCCCGATCTGCGTGCTGCTCGTGTTCCTGGTGTTGGCTGCGCAGTACGAAAGCCTGACGCTGCCGCTGGCCGTGATCCTGATCGTACCGATGAGCCTGTTCGCCGCCATGCTGGGCGTGTGGGTCTCGCATGGAGACAACAACATCTTCACGCAGATCGGTCTGGTGGTGCTGGTGGGGCTGGCGTGCAAGAACGCCATCCTGATCGTGGAGTTTGCGCGGGAGCTTGAGCTGCAAGGACGCACCATCGTGGAAGCCGCCATCGAGGCCTGCCGCCTGCGTCTGCGCCCGATTCTGATGACGTCGATCGCTTTCATCATGGGCGTGGTGCCCCTGGTGGTGTCGACCGGCGCCGGCGCGGAAATGCGCCATGCCATGGGCGTGGCCGTGTTCGCGGGGATGCTGGGTGTGACGCTGTTCGGCCTGTTCCTCACGCCGGTGTTCTACGTGCTGCTGCGCACGCTGGCCGCACGCCGTGGCCAGCGTTCGGAAGACGCACCCGATCGTGATCTGGACCTGGATGGCGCGCTCCCCGTGCCGTCGACCCAGCACTAA
- a CDS encoding efflux transporter outer membrane subunit, with protein MRAGRWTPLALAAALFLAACSLAPTYEKPDVGTPNAFKEAAPSAQAADAPLAANEQGKWKTAEPALPADGAWWKIFNDPTLDKLEAQAAEASPTLAAAAARVTQARAFVQANRASLFPELDAGFGPTRQRASAASAGLPVGAPVQPQTYWRAQSTVAYEVDLFGRVRNNIDAAGADAERVEALYRAARLSLQADVAQTYFSLRTLDAEEALLSRTLVGREEALKLVQRRFNTGDIGELDVARADAELATARSDRIGVQRRRAVLEHALATLLGKAPADFTMGADPLQSAEVRVPAGLPSALLERRPDVAAAERSMAAANARIGVARAAFFPQLQLTGGFGYESHDIGDLLKWGSRTWILGPLVGTALSLPIFDGGARSAGVKQARAAYEENVANYRESVLVAFREVEDNLSELRLLADQAKAQDDAVRASSRAAQLSRTRYNAGSVNYLDVIDAERNMLSAERIGVQLAGSRVNSTVGLIKALGGGWGDLPPAVQPNAANAANAAKPATVAQQ; from the coding sequence ATGCGCGCCGGCCGCTGGACACCGCTGGCGCTGGCCGCCGCGCTGTTCCTCGCGGCCTGCTCGCTCGCCCCGACCTACGAGAAGCCGGACGTTGGCACACCCAACGCCTTCAAGGAAGCGGCACCATCGGCACAAGCAGCCGACGCGCCGCTGGCCGCAAACGAGCAAGGCAAGTGGAAGACCGCCGAGCCCGCCCTGCCCGCCGACGGCGCGTGGTGGAAGATCTTCAACGATCCGACGCTCGACAAGCTCGAAGCGCAGGCCGCTGAAGCCAGCCCCACGCTGGCCGCCGCCGCCGCACGCGTCACGCAAGCGCGCGCCTTCGTGCAGGCCAACCGTGCATCGCTGTTCCCGGAACTGGATGCGGGCTTCGGCCCGACGCGCCAGCGGGCTTCGGCGGCATCGGCCGGCTTGCCGGTCGGCGCGCCCGTGCAGCCGCAGACGTACTGGCGCGCGCAGTCCACGGTGGCGTATGAGGTCGACCTGTTCGGCCGCGTGCGCAACAACATCGATGCCGCCGGCGCCGACGCCGAACGCGTCGAAGCGCTGTACCGCGCGGCTCGCCTCTCATTGCAGGCCGACGTGGCACAGACGTACTTCAGCCTGCGCACGCTGGATGCAGAAGAAGCGTTGCTGTCCCGCACGCTGGTCGGTCGTGAAGAGGCGCTCAAGCTCGTGCAGCGCCGCTTCAACACCGGCGACATCGGCGAGCTGGACGTCGCCCGCGCCGATGCCGAACTGGCCACGGCGCGCTCCGACCGCATCGGCGTGCAACGCCGTCGCGCGGTGCTGGAACATGCGCTCGCAACGCTGCTGGGCAAGGCACCGGCTGATTTCACGATGGGCGCAGACCCGCTGCAATCGGCCGAAGTGCGCGTACCGGCCGGGCTGCCGTCCGCCCTGCTGGAACGCCGCCCCGACGTGGCCGCCGCCGAGCGCTCGATGGCTGCTGCCAACGCGCGCATTGGCGTGGCGCGTGCGGCGTTTTTCCCGCAACTGCAACTCACGGGCGGCTTCGGCTACGAGTCGCACGACATCGGCGACCTGCTCAAATGGGGCAGCCGCACGTGGATTCTCGGGCCGCTGGTCGGCACTGCGCTGTCGCTGCCGATCTTCGATGGTGGCGCCCGCAGCGCCGGCGTGAAGCAGGCACGTGCTGCGTATGAAGAGAACGTTGCCAACTACCGCGAGAGCGTGCTCGTCGCCTTCCGCGAGGTGGAAGACAACCTGTCGGAGCTGCGCCTGCTGGCCGATCAAGCCAAGGCTCAGGACGACGCCGTGCGTGCCTCATCGCGCGCCGCGCAGCTCTCGCGCACGCGCTACAACGCGGGGTCGGTCAACTACCTGGACGTGATCGATGCCGAGCGCAACATGCTGTCCGCCGAACGCATCGGCGTGCAGCTTGCCGGCAGCCGCGTGAACTCCACGGTGGGGCTCATCAAGGCATTGGGCGGCGGCTGGGGTGACCTGCCGCCGGCGGTACAGCCTAACGCAGCCAATGCAGCCAATGCGGCCAAGCCCGCAACGGTGGCACAGCAGTAA
- a CDS encoding tetratricopeptide repeat protein: MSKTLPDALYAQITDLCKQGDELVEQGNLDAGKQHYIAALRLLPDNPLDWEAATWIYVAIGDVHFRTNNFDKAFKCFYNAVQCPKGLGNPYIHLRLGQLYYEQGNFDKATDELTRAYMGGGLDIFLEDDPKYLEFLETKIKL; the protein is encoded by the coding sequence ATGAGCAAGACACTTCCGGATGCGCTTTACGCGCAAATCACCGACCTCTGTAAGCAAGGCGACGAACTGGTAGAGCAGGGGAACCTCGACGCCGGCAAACAGCACTACATCGCCGCACTACGCCTGCTGCCCGACAACCCGCTCGACTGGGAAGCCGCCACTTGGATCTATGTCGCCATTGGCGACGTCCACTTCCGCACGAACAATTTCGACAAGGCGTTCAAGTGTTTCTACAACGCCGTGCAGTGTCCCAAGGGCTTGGGCAATCCGTACATCCATCTTCGCCTCGGCCAGCTTTACTACGAGCAGGGCAACTTCGATAAAGCGACCGATGAACTGACCCGGGCCTATATGGGCGGCGGCTTGGACATCTTTCTCGAAGACGATCCCAAGTACCTCGAATTCCTGGAAACGAAGATCAAGCTCTGA